CTCTCCGACTACAGGGTGGATCTGCATATCCATACCGTGCTTTCCCCCTGCGGGGAACTGGAGATGGGTGCCCCGGAGATCGTGGAGCGGGCGCTGGAGGCCGGACTGGACTGCATCGCCGTCACCGACCACAACGCGGCGGAGAACGCCCCCGCTCTCCAGGAGGCGGCTTCGGGAACCGGCCTTGTGGTGCTGGCCGGTCTGGAGGTGCAGACCGCCGAGGACATCCATGTGGTCGCCATCTTTGAAACCACCCAGGCGGCGCTGGATTTCCAGGACTGGCTCTGGAAGGGTCTGCGCCGCTTCCCGAACGACCCCGACATCTTCGGCTACCAGGTGGTGGTCGATGGGACGAACCGGATTCTCCGGCAGGAGGAGACGCTCC
This genomic window from Synergistales bacterium contains:
- a CDS encoding PHP domain-containing protein, which codes for MLSDYRVDLHIHTVLSPCGELEMGAPEIVERALEAGLDCIAVTDHNAAENAPALQEAASGTGLVVLAGLEVQTAEDIHVVAIFETTQAALDFQDWLWKGLRRFPNDPDIFGYQVVVDGTNRILRQEETLLVQGVTYDIEEVLEEVHRRRGIAFPAHVDRPAFSYTAALGPLPEGLPVDAIELSRTLSPDEAERWRASLPARTVLRNSDAHSLDALHRNHCSTMLLERPSFGEIALALRERAGRRVFWPWARGDR